Within Spinacia oleracea cultivar Varoflay chromosome 4, BTI_SOV_V1, whole genome shotgun sequence, the genomic segment CTCTGTACTTCATCCATGGCTTCTGCCATCGTTTACTCTCAACATCACCATCTTCTTCATCGAAATCTCTCCAACCATTGCAGATTCTTACTAATCTAGGATTTCAGAAGAAAAAATCACTTTCTTCCACCAAACTCTATCGATACCTTGAAGCACAAGAGGTGAAGAAGGTCAGTAATTCCGATTTTGCCGAAAATGTCGATTCTGTTGTTGATTTCTTTAAACAAATTGGATTTGAACAATCCCAAATTAAAAAGGTCATCTCTTATGATCCTCGGCTTCTGAGTGCTAATGTTgataaaaccctaaaacccaaAGTGAAGGTTCTTCAGGACCTGGGGTTTTCTGGTTCTGATGTAGTTCATGCAATATTGGCCAATCCTTTAATATTAAACCGTCGTTTGAATCCTGCAATTGATGCTTTAAGGGAGGTTCTAGGTAGTGATTACAATGTTGTTAGAATCCTGAAACAATCGAAATGGATTTcttttgctgctgctgctaaACATTTGGTTCCCAATGTCAAATTGTTGCAAAATTATGGTATTTCTAATGACAAAATCACGAAGTACATGCTTCAGCAACCAAGAGTGTTAGTCAGGAAGACGGATATATTTCAGGATATGTTGATTACGGTTGAAGAGAAGTTTTGTATTCCTCGCGATTCTTCCAGTTTCTTGCCCGGCATCTACTTGGCTTGTTTTAAGGAGGAGAGTTTTGAGGGTAAATGTGATATATTTAAGAGTTTTGGATGGGCTCACTCTGATGTCTTGACATTAATCAGGCAAAATCCTTATTGCTTGGGATTATCTGAAGCAAGGATCACGAAGAAGTTGAATTTCTTGATGAAAGAGCTAAGTTATGAGCCTGCTTACGTGGCAGCGCATAATCAAATGATGAGTTACAGCCTAGAGAAAAGAGTTATTCCTAGGTATAAGATGTTGGTTTTTCTCAAGGAGAAACGTTTGCTTACTCGGGATTACAGTTTTTATACTG encodes:
- the LOC110805683 gene encoding transcription termination factor MTERF2, chloroplastic is translated as MLKFGSFCNHDVRALYFIHGFCHRLLSTSPSSSSKSLQPLQILTNLGFQKKKSLSSTKLYRYLEAQEVKKVSNSDFAENVDSVVDFFKQIGFEQSQIKKVISYDPRLLSANVDKTLKPKVKVLQDLGFSGSDVVHAILANPLILNRRLNPAIDALREVLGSDYNVVRILKQSKWISFAAAAKHLVPNVKLLQNYGISNDKITKYMLQQPRVLVRKTDIFQDMLITVEEKFCIPRDSSSFLPGIYLACFKEESFEGKCDIFKSFGWAHSDVLTLIRQNPYCLGLSEARITKKLNFLMKELSYEPAYVAAHNQMMSYSLEKRVIPRYKMLVFLKEKRLLTRDYSFYTVACWSEPKFLKKLVEPFKDVIPDIHQVYLSTRDVVPLTQGRADTL